The nucleotide sequence TTTTTATATGTTGCCAATTTGGGTTGCTagtattttttgaagatttttgtgtTACATTCATAGGAATGTTGGTTTCTATCGTCCTTTTGTGATGTCTTTCCttagttttggttttggggtaATATTGACCTCAGAGAATAAGCTGGGAGTATTCCCCTTTCTCCTAATTTTTGTAAGAGTTTgtgaaggattggtgttaattctttaaatgtttggcataggagcgcctgggtggctcagtcggttaagtgtccagttcttgattttggctcaggtcaccatcccagggtcatgggatggagccctgtgtcaggctctgagtggagattctctctctccctctatgctTCCCTCATtcgtgtgtgcgctctctctctctctctttctctctctcaaattaaaaaaaacaaacaaatgtttggtagaattcactagtgaagacatctggtccttggcttttctttgtggTAATTGTTTCAATTACTAATTCACTCTCTACTTGTTacaggtctgttcagattttctatttcttttcagcCACAGGCTTTAATGAAGGGCATAAACTATATCCCAACATTAAATACAGGTTTCATTAATACGTTTCTTATAAAACCATTAGGTTAGGCTAAAAATGGGAGTTCAGATAATGTTCCCTCACTCCCTTAAAACTCTTTTGTGGCTTGCCATAGtgaggataaagaaaataaaaacaaaaacaaggggcgcctgggtggctcggtcacgtaagcatccgacttcggctcaggtcacgatctcatggttcctgggtttgagccccacatcagcctctctgctgtcagcatggaactcgcttcggattctctgtcccctctctccctgcctctcccctgattgtaagctctctctctcgaaataaacattttttaaaaatagaaaaaacaaaccccCTCAGGTTGGCTTTTAAAAgtccttcctggggcgcctgggtggcgcagtcggttaagcgtccgacttcagccaggtcacgatctcgcagtccgtgagttcgagccccgcgtcgggctctgggctgatggctcggagcctggagcctgtttccgattctgtgtctccctctctctctgcccctcccccgttcatgctctgtctctctctgtccccaaaataaataaaaaaaaaaaaaaaaaaaaaaagtccttcctGATCCGAGGCCTGCTTATTGCTCCAGTTGCCCATCTCTTCACAGTAACCCCAACAATACCAATATGGAGCTCCCCCAAATACACCTTACAGCGTCTTATCTGTGGGTCTCGGCCCCCGCTATTCCTTGCCTACAACAGCCCTCTCTCCTCATCACCTGTagctcacccctctccccaccctgcctggggatggCTCTCCTGCTTCTTCAAGACTTAGCGCAGGTTAAGGCATCTCTTCTTCCAGGGAGCTTCCcggtcaccccccaccccagacggGGTTAGGGCTTCCTGCAGGCTCCCCCAGAACCTTTGTGCTCCATTCTCCTACTGCACTTACCAAGGTGCATGATCATTGCCTGCTTTCGTATCTGCCTGCTCTCACCCCAGTCTTGGTTCTTGCCCTTAACGGGGCGCAGCATGGGGACTCGCACAGAGCTAATGCTGGCGTCTGTTAATGGAATGAATGAGTACGTTTTTCTTTTGGTCACAGGTGAGTGGGTTGCCTTCCTCCATCCACCAGAAGGATGATTCAGCcgtgaaggaggaggaagagcaaagACCACCCAGCACAGCCTCCAGAGAGGTAAAGAGGGCTTGGAGGAAGCTcccatctgcctccctccccagcaaGTATCGTGGCTATGAGGAGCTGCTGATGGCCAAGCCTGATCCAGCCTTTATTGAGCCAAAGGGTATGTGAGGAGAATGGCTCCAGGGCAAGGGCCCTCTCTGCAGCCTGGAGCAAGTTGGGGCAAAGCTAATGCTTCGTTTCAGGACCGGGATGCTGTCCTCTCCGTGTCTGTCAAAGGGCCCCTGAGGATATCCTGGTTTGGAGCCTTACATATCAAGACCCCTGGCCTGGGCCTTCATTGGATTTTCAGGAGCCACAGCTCTTCCAAAATTCCAGCCAGTCCAGGCCCAGCTGCTCTGGTTGGAGAAGTGTCTCCAGGAAGGGTTTGATGAACAGACACCCAGACTGGCCAGATTCCTGAGTTCCTTCCCAGCCTAGCTGAGTCCCAAATTGAACATCCAAAATCCTCTCTATGTGACTTGAGGCAAGGGGGTAGTGCTCCCTCGGAGCCCCTTATTTCACACTGATGTGTTAGTAGTATTTGTGCTCTCAGAGGAACTAGCACTTGACTGTGTGCTCTCTTGGGTGCCAGTCCCTATGGCATAACCCACTGTGTTTAACGAGGTTATGTCAGGGTCATTCCTTCTCTCCATGCCAGTGCTACTTTTCCATGAGGATCTGTGCACACAGGGGACAGTTATTCAGGGAATGGATGATGGAGGTCTGGGCACTGCAGATCAGGGAGAGATGAAGCAGTGTGTTCTTGGGGCCTCTCCAATCCTTCCACCCAGGGCTGCTGTGAGACTGGGGAATGAAGAAGTTGGAGGAGGCATTCAGTAGGTGGAGGAGGAGTGCCTTGACCCAACCATGCCTTTTTGCCTTAGGAATCCAGAAGAACACACAGGCCCTGCAGTACGTGCTGAAGCACCCGCTGCTGTTCCGCTCCTCCAAGCCCAGGCTTGACACTCTTCAGAAACGCTACGTTCCCAAGGAGAAACGGGTAAATGCGTAACCACCACCTTGTTGTGTGTGCCAGTGGCTCCTCAGGACCCCCAGTTAGAGACGTGGCTGTCACCTCAGGACCTTCTGAGGGCTGTGCTTTCCCAGtgcccccaggtgccctcctgCTTGTTGCTGCATCTGCATGAGGGGATGAGGCCAGGAGAGGCGGAGCACTGGACTGTGGTGACACGTTCCTCTTACCTTATGTTAGGCCCAGAGGATCGCCATTCCACCCCCACGGAAGACTCGAGCCCAGCTGTTGGATGACATTCTCATTCGCATGCGGGATCCCCGGAATATTACAGAGGCTCCACTAGGTATAGCTGTGCCCACCCGGTCCCCATCCTCAGTGGCCAGAAGTTTACTCATCTGCTGGTGGGAGGCAGCCGGCATGGACatgtcagagcaggaagggccCTTAGCATCTGCCCCGGCCCTTCCCCATGTGCAGATGGAGAAGCTGGGGCCTGGAGTCACACAGCACGTTACAGGCCAGAACTAAGGCTTGAGGTAGAATTCAGAGGGGACGTCACTGGCTGCCTAATGCCCCAAGCTGGGGAGGCCATTTTCAGTCCCCGTAGCATCCTCCTCTCACACCGTCCCactctctggggtggggggggggctctggacGCAGTCCCCACTGCTTCGGGCTAGCTGGGACCCAGAGCGAGTTTGGTGTccctctggcttctctccctGCAGGAGCTGTGCTGCGCCAGCGGACTGAGCAGAGGCTGGTGAACCAGAAGCAATACCTGGAGGCCAAAAGGCTGCTGAAGGAGTTTCGGGCACGCTACCGGCAGCTGGTGCGCTGCTCACTGCGGACAGTGTTCAGGGCCACAGCGCCACCCCCAGGCCACCCAGCACTGAGCGAGGGCCAGCCTAGGTTTGGCCGCTTCCTCAAGTTCATGGATGAGTTCTGCCAGGGTCCCACGGCCAGTGACTCAAAAGACTAAGGGCTGCGCACGGGGCAGTGCCCAGCCTGTGCCCCATACCCTCCCTGAGGGCTCCGCACCCTGGACCGCGCCTTGGGGCTGGGTGCGCCGGGTACAGGCCTCAAACCTTGGTTTGGCCTCGCTCGCTGGCCACAGAGAGTGGGGAACTAACTGGTGAGGACCTCCCCTCCCCGGGCCAGGCAGGACCCAGCGCCTGGCCCAGCAGCAATAAAGAGTGGGCGCACAGAGCAAGGTAGTCCGCGTGCTTTCTTGTAGATGGTCAGGCTGCCACGCTGGAGGGGCACCCGGCTGACACACGCATCCTTTAGGAAACCTGCTTGAGTTGCACATCTCCAACAGAGCTGCGATCGGCAGTGGGCTGAAAAAACAagggggctggggcgcctgggtggctcagtcgg is from Neofelis nebulosa isolate mNeoNeb1 chromosome 10, mNeoNeb1.pri, whole genome shotgun sequence and encodes:
- the XRRA1 gene encoding X-ray radiation resistance-associated protein 1 isoform X11; translated protein: MLTGQIAKEDAILPVALFPSLCELIFHNNPLVAHTRGVPPLLKTFLQEHLGIHLIRRKIVKAKHHILMPRKDSRKVKTQVPKVPKQPLILHHLPVPTIKSPSKEMPESEAAPTKELSTTRSSPLEPEMPIEGLEGLSLSHRPFVPLPPICSDSTVHSEETMSHQSNRPGHLSPEHLSDEDTKSTESIFLTQVSGLPSSIHQKDDSAVKEEEEQRPPSTASREVKRAWRKLPSASLPSKYRGYEELLMAKPDPAFIEPKGIQKNTQALQYVLKHPLLFRSSKPRLDTLQKRYVPKEKRAQRIAIPPPRKTRAQLLDDILIRMRDPRNITEAPLGAVLRQRTEQRLVNQKQYLEAKRLLKEFRARYRQLVRCSLRTVFRATAPPPGHPALSEGQPRFGRFLKFMDEFCQGPTASDSKD